The genomic segment GCCGAAGGAGAGGTTCGGCGCCAGCGCGCCCATTGATATCAATGCCCTCAATCTCAACTGGCTGACAGTGGATGGGCAGAAGCAGATCCAGGAATTTCTTGCCGGCCCGACCCACATCGGACCGCGTTGAGTTTTTGTAGCGCGGCTCAGCGTTTCAAGACCGACACATAAGATGCAACTTCCGGAGCCGTGAAGATGCTCTTGGCTTGGGCGGCAGCGGCGACATAGCCGGATATATCGACGTCTTTCGGTAGTGCGAGCTTGCCGTCGCAATAGACATATATGTCCTTGACCTCGCGAATGACGCGCGAACCCGGGATGGCATAGGGCGCGGAAAAGGTCGCTTGGGTGCGAGTGATGGCATAATGAGACGGCGTGACGATGAGCAGACGCGTCTCAGCCCAGCCGCCCTCGGCACCATCGCGACGGACGACCTGACGCAGCACACGCTTGCCCCGGGCGACATAGATTTTCCAGATGGCGCCCTCTGACGACTGCATCCGCGAGGCTTCGAACTGCGCATTGGCTCGGTTCGGCAAAGGCTGGCGCAGCAGCCGTTCAAGCCGCGCGTCGTCGCAGGCAAGAGCCGCCGTGGTACAAAGGGAAAGACAGGCCGCCAGTACGGATTTTTTCATCGGTCGCTCTCGGGAAATGGAACCGTCACAGATTAAACTGTATTCTAAAGCAAATCACGTTTCGGTAGAAACGTGATTTTGCTTAGATCCTCTTATTTGGACGCGTCTTCATGGCGCTCGACGATTCCGTCGAGCTGTGAAACGCTATGTACGCGGCACGCGCCGAAAGCCTTGATTGACGTCGCGCCAGGATTCATTGTGAAATTTGTTTCAAGATGCGCGGATCGAGAACGACATGACACCCTATCGCAAAATTTTCGCGGCTTCGCTTGGCATCCTCGCTGTCAGCTCTGCCGCGCAGGCGCAAGATGCAGACTATTGCTCGCCCTTCGACGCGGCGCGCCAGGCTACGTCCTCGCTCGCCCTGCGAACGGTGAAAGACGAGGTGAAGCGCCTGCATTTCATCAATAGCGAACCGAACAAGGCGGGCTGCCCGTCGCTTGAGGCGAGCTGTCAGCTGCCGTCGTTTGTTGTGGGCGGTGACAGGCTCCTGGTGTCCTCGGTCAATGCCAAGAAGCTCGCCTGCGTTCATTACTTCTCCAAGGCAGGCAAACTCAGCAGCGGCTTTGTCGACGCCAGCGCTCTCAATGTCGCGTCCACATCCGGCGAGAAGCTCAGCAGCCGCGCCGGCTTGGGCGCCTGGAGCAATGGCAATACGGGTCTGATCGAGATCAAGCCTGCAACCGACAACTATGTTGTCATCTCCGGCGAAATCAATCGCGGTCCGCCCTCCTTCAACAGCGGCAGTTTGAATGGCCCTGCCTTCCTCTCCATCAAGGACGACGGCAAGAGCGCCGGCTATGCGGACGATCACTATGACGGCACCACATCTCCCACGAGCCCGCCCGATACCAGCGCCGCGAGCTTCAGCTGCAAGGCGCGGCTACGCCTGATGGGCGATTTCCTGATCGTCGATGACAATGACAATTGTGGCGGCCATGGCGTGATGTTCACCGGGCTCTACAAGAAGAAGCCCTAGCATTTCGAGCGCCCACCGCGGAGAGATGATGAATCTGCGAACACGATTGAGCGGCGCCTGGTCGCTCCTTACAGGCAGAGGCGATGATGCCGCCGTGTGCTCGTTCTGTGGACAGAGCCGATTTCAGGTCGAGCAGGTTATCGCCGGGCCTGGCGCAACCGCTATCTGCAACCGCTGTGTCTTCATCTGCAATCAGGTTTTGCTTGAGCACGCCGGCCCGCCAGGCTTTCGCCGCCAGGCTGATGGCCCCCATGGGCGGACCATCAGCATATCGCTGAGCCACAGCGAGCCGATACTCGACACTGTCGAGCGTGTTGCCCTGGAAGCGCTGCTGCGAGCGCTCATTGCCGCTTTGCCGGATAGTCGCTTGGTGGGCTGGAGCTATCTGCATGGCCAGGATCGTTTCGATCTACTGACAGTCGAAATCGAAACCACGTCGGGCCAAACGGCCGAAGATATGCAGGCACTGGCCGCCGCCCACTGGCAGCGGCTGCGCGACATAAGCCTCGCCGCGCGCCAAGCGCCGGCCAATGGTGAGGTACCGCCGTTGATCGCCATCGGCGAAACGGCGATGCAAGCGGCCCGGACTTTCGCCGATGCGGTGGCGCAGGCTGCGACAAAAGACCAGAACGCCCCGGTTTAACCGCTACACACGCAATTTTGACCGCCACACTCCGTCCATACAGTTTGCGCAGGATCGCCAGCTGTGATGCGATGACACTCTGAACCCACGGGGAGAATTGGTTTTGAGAAAAACGACCTTGCGCGCTTGTCTCACCCTCCCGGCCCTGTTCATGGCGGCCGCTCTCACCGGCATTTCCGCTGCGACAACAGTTGCGGCACAGCCGGCCGGCAATCGCGGCGCACGGTCGGCTGAACAGGCGCAGCAACCCTCGAACGAACCGCGCGCCGAGGCGCGCCCCCTCCCGGCTGACCGCACCACAACCCACAAGGTCGAGATCAACGGCAAGACGGTTGAATTCACCGCCACGGCCGGCGCGATCCGTCTCACCGATCTCGAAAGCGGGCGACCGATTGCCGACATCAGCTATATCGCCTTCCAACTGGCTGGCGCCGACAAGCGGACACGGCCTGTGACCTTCGCCTTCAACGGTGGCCCCGGCTATGCCTCCGGCTGGCTCAATCTCGGCGCGCTCGGGCCATGGCGACTGCGTATGGACGCGGATGCGGCTTTCCCGACTGCCGATGCAGCGCCGCTCGACAATGCCGAGAGCTGGCTTGAATTCACCGATCTGGTCTTCATCGATCCAGCCGGCACTGGCTATAGCCGCATACTCGGCGGCGAGGATGTGCGCCGACGTTTGTGGGGTGTCGATGGCGATATTTCGTCCCTCGCCACCACGATCCGACGCTGGACCGAAGCCAACGGTCGCAGCTTCTCGCCCAAATATCTCGCCGGTGAAAGCTATGGCGGTTTCCGTGCGCCCAGGATCGCCCATCAGCTCACCACCGACCAAGGCGTCAGCGTCAACGGGCTCGTGCTGATTTCGCCGGTGCTCGATTTCCGCCGTTTCAACGCGCGCGAAAATCCCCTCAGCTATGCGGCTGCCCTCCCCTCGATGGCGGCGACGGTCTTGGAGCGCAAGGGCACGATCGAACGGGCGAGCCTAAAGGCGGTGGAGGATTATGCACGCGGACCTTTCGTTACCGATCTGATGCGCGGGCTGAAAGACACCGAGGCCGTGGCGCGACTGACGCGCAGTGTTGCGGACTTCACCGGCCTCGATCCCGATCTCGTCGCCCGACGCAACGGCCGCATCAATACCTCGACCTTCGCGGCCGAGACCGGGCGCGCCAACGGCAAGGTCGCCTCCATCTATGACGGCGCGGTGCTGGGGCTCGATCCGTTCCCCGGCTCGCTGCGTCCGGAAGCCGACGATCAGATGCGCCTTGGCCTGCACGCGCCCATCACCCAGGCCATGGTCGAGATGTTCCGCAACCGGCTGGGATGGACCGTCGAGAACGGCCGCTATTTCTTCATCAACGATCAAGCCTCGCGGTCGTGGAACTGGGGGAACAGGCAGCAGGAAGCGGTGACTGCGCTCTCGCAATCCTTGGCGCTCGACCCGCGTCTGCGCGTGTTGATCGCGCACGGATTGACCGATCTCGTCACGCCTTATTTCGAAACACAGATGGTGCTCGACCAGATGGCGCAAATCGGGCCGCCCGAGCGGCTCCGTTTCGAAGTCTATCCCGGCGGACACATGTTCTATGCGCGCGACGACTCGCGGAAGCGCTTCCGCGATGCCGCACGCGCCATGATGGCGGCGCCATAAGCTTCACTGCACGTCCAACGGTATTTTGTATCGGTTCAACTCCCGTTCGGCCGCGATCGTACCTATCTTATTGCCATTCTGATCTTGCTCGCGTTACTGCAATAAGCGCAGAGGAATGAATGGCATGAATCCATCGCGACGCGACCTGGCGCGTTTGCTGCTCGCGGCCACGCCGTGGCTCGCGGCGGGCCAGCTTGGCATTGCCTCGCCGGCATGGGCGCAGCGCCGACGCACCGTTGAAACAAGCCCACAAAAGCCAGAGGGCAAAGATCGCGGTGGGCCTGCGGGCACAACTCATATCGTCGAATTCCTCGCCTCGCCCTTTCCTTATGATGGGCGCGTGCCCGGCCGCGACACGCCTTTCTTCGATACGACCAAAGACAAACGGCGCGGCCGGACATCGCCACGCGGCGGCTTTACGCCTGACAGCGCCTATACGGATAAACGCGTGCTGCTGCATCTCGGCGCCGGCTTCAATGCCGCGCGGCCAGCAGCGCTCGTCGTCTTTTTGCACGGCCAGCACAGCCAGCTCACCCGCGACCTGCGCAATCGCCAGCATATACCGGCGCAATTCGATGCCTCGGGCCTGAATGGGGCTCTCGTCGCACCGCAGCTGGCCTTCGACGCGGTTGATGGCGCCGCCGGGCGTTTCTGGGAGCCGGGCTTCTTCAACGATTTTCTCAACGAAGCGGCCTCGCGCCTCGGCGAATTGTCAAAAGCCGGTGGCGCCGCGTTCCGCGCCATGCCGATCATCATCGTCGCGTCTGGAAGCGGCGCGGAAGCAGCGGCCTATGCGCTGCAGATCGGCGGTGCTGCGGCGCGCATTCATGGCGTCATCCTGCTCGACGCCTGGCTCGACGAACGCCAGCGCCTCGTCAATTGGCTGGCAACCAAGCGCAACGATGCTTTTCTGGTCAGCGCCTATGGCGCCGCCGCACGCGCCGACAATGCGGCTCTGAAGAAGGAGCTTGCGGCACGCGGCTTCACCGGCCGCGATGGACGCCCCAGCGTGCTGTTACCTGGCAGCATCTGGTTTCTCGATGCCGGCAATACCGATCCGAAAGACTTCATGACAAAAGCCTGGACGGCGGATCCGCTGAAAGTGCTGCTGGCGCAGATTCCGGAATTTCGGCAACAGAAGCGTTGAAGACGATCACCGCGCCGGGATCGATAGGATCACGCGCAAGCCGCCCAGCGGAGAACGGTCGAGCGCCAGGGTGCCACCGTAGGATTCGACGAGATCGCGCGTGATGGCAAGGCCAAAGCCGGTGCCTGGAGTCGTCTCGTCCCAGCGCCGCCCGCGCTCGATCTGCACCGCCTGTTCCGCTGGCAAGCCTGGACCATCATCCTCCACCGTGAACACGGTGGCGCCGCCCGTCATCCCAGCTTTGAAGCCTATGCGGCCGTGCGCCCATTTACGGGCATTGTCGAGCACGTTGCCGAGCATTTCCATAAAGTCAGCGCTGTCGCCCGCAAACACCGCGTCAGGCGCGACCGCAATGTCCCAGTCGAGCGGCCGATCGGACGGCAGGCGACGCAAAGCGCCGGCGAGCTTATCGGCCAGCGGCGCGACAGGTGTCGATGCTTTACCAAGGGTCGGCACGAGCCTGGCGCGGGCGCGCGCCAAAGCGCGGTTGACCTGTTGCTGCATCAATCCTGTCTGCTCGTTGATGGCGCCGGACAATTCGGTGCGGCCCTCGCCTTCCGCCTGGCGCGACAATGCATCGAGCACGGCGAGCGGTGTTTTCAAGCCATGGGCTAGATCACTCGCCTGCGCACGGGCTTTGTCGGCCGCGGCGTCCTGAAAGGTGATCAGGCGATTGAGATCATCCACCACCGGCTGCACTTCCGCTGGAAAGACGCCAGGCAGATTACGGGCACGACCAAGATGAATCTGCTGCAATCCTTGCGCGAGCCCTTGCAAGGGACGCAAGGCGAGGCGCAGGAACAACCACATGGCCAGGGATAGACACAGCGCCAGGGCCACCAGCGAAGGCACCAGCAGATTGCGGAACGAACGCTGCGCCGAGGCCAGATCGTTGCGATCGAGCGCCGCCGTAACCTGAACAGGTGTCTCAGCCTCGCCCTCCGCATCGCCCTTGGAGACGGCAATCGTCTGCGTCACCGCGATGAGACTGCTACCATTGGGGCCGGAAAGATCGATTGTTCGCCTTTCGCCGTCGGTGGGATCAGCGGGCACGGCGAGTTCGGAATCCCACAGCGAGCGCGAACGGGCACGCTTGCCCGCCGGCGCCGTCACCTGCCAATAAAGACCGCTATAGGGCTCGGCAAAGCGTGGATCGGGCAATGTTAATTCGCCGACCGGTGCCCCGGCCCGATCCAGGCTTACCTGCGCAGCCAAAACCTTGACGATCTGCGTCAGCTCACTCTCGGCACGCCGGTCCAACTCACGCTCGAAGATCGTGGTGAGCCCAAGCCCGGCAAGGGTCAGCGCCAGAACGATAAGGGTTGCCGCAAGAGCGCCGAGGCGAACGACCAGCGACCGGCTTTTCATGGCGCATCCGGGGCGATGTAATAGCCATAACCACGCCGGGTTTCGATCAAGGGCACGCCGAGCTTGCGACGCAGGCGTGCCATCAGCGCCTCGACCGCATTGGTGTCACGGTCGCTATCGCCGGAATGGATGTGATCGAGCAGTTCTGTCTGCGGGACGGCACGGCCGCGATGCAAGACCAGATAGGACAGCAGCCGATATTCCAGCGCTGACAGCGCCACGGCTTTTCCCTCGACGCTGATGCTTTGCGCACGTGTATCGATCTCAAGCGGTCCGACGCTGACCAACGAAGAGGCATGGCCCGCCGCCCGGCGGGTGATGGCGCGCAGACGCGCGATCAGCTCCTCCATGCGAAACGGCTTGGTCAGATAATCGTCGGCGCCAGCGTCGATCCCCTCGACCTTTTCGCGCCAGCCATCTCGTGCGGTGAGAATGAGCACCGGCGTCGTCACGGCCGCGGCGCGCAATCGCTTCAGCACGGACAAACCATCGAGACGCGGCAGACCGAGATCGAGCACGATCGCATCATAGGTTTCGGTCTCGCCTTTGAACCAGGCATCCTCGCCATCGCGCGCCACTTCGGCAACATAGCCGGCGGCCACCAGACCATCACTGATGTCCTTGGCGATGCGCGGTTCGTCTTCCACCACAAGTATGCGCACGATCAATCGCTCTTATCGCTTTTAATAACTTCCAGCGTCTGCGCGTTGATCTCGATTTCGCGCCGACGCCCTCTCGGCGTCAGAATCTTGATTTCATAGACCC from the Beijerinckia sp. 28-YEA-48 genome contains:
- a CDS encoding ClpX C4-type zinc finger protein; the encoded protein is MNLRTRLSGAWSLLTGRGDDAAVCSFCGQSRFQVEQVIAGPGATAICNRCVFICNQVLLEHAGPPGFRRQADGPHGRTISISLSHSEPILDTVERVALEALLRALIAALPDSRLVGWSYLHGQDRFDLLTVEIETTSGQTAEDMQALAAAHWQRLRDISLAARQAPANGEVPPLIAIGETAMQAARTFADAVAQAATKDQNAPV
- a CDS encoding peptidase S10, encoding MRKTTLRACLTLPALFMAAALTGISAATTVAAQPAGNRGARSAEQAQQPSNEPRAEARPLPADRTTTHKVEINGKTVEFTATAGAIRLTDLESGRPIADISYIAFQLAGADKRTRPVTFAFNGGPGYASGWLNLGALGPWRLRMDADAAFPTADAAPLDNAESWLEFTDLVFIDPAGTGYSRILGGEDVRRRLWGVDGDISSLATTIRRWTEANGRSFSPKYLAGESYGGFRAPRIAHQLTTDQGVSVNGLVLISPVLDFRRFNARENPLSYAAALPSMAATVLERKGTIERASLKAVEDYARGPFVTDLMRGLKDTEAVARLTRSVADFTGLDPDLVARRNGRINTSTFAAETGRANGKVASIYDGAVLGLDPFPGSLRPEADDQMRLGLHAPITQAMVEMFRNRLGWTVENGRYFFINDQASRSWNWGNRQQEAVTALSQSLALDPRLRVLIAHGLTDLVTPYFETQMVLDQMAQIGPPERLRFEVYPGGHMFYARDDSRKRFRDAARAMMAAP
- a CDS encoding response regulator transcription factor, with product MRILVVEDEPRIAKDISDGLVAAGYVAEVARDGEDAWFKGETETYDAIVLDLGLPRLDGLSVLKRLRAAAVTTPVLILTARDGWREKVEGIDAGADDYLTKPFRMEELIARLRAITRRAAGHASSLVSVGPLEIDTRAQSISVEGKAVALSALEYRLLSYLVLHRGRAVPQTELLDHIHSGDSDRDTNAVEALMARLRRKLGVPLIETRRGYGYYIAPDAP
- a CDS encoding HAMP domain-containing sensor histidine kinase, whose product is MKSRSLVVRLGALAATLIVLALTLAGLGLTTIFERELDRRAESELTQIVKVLAAQVSLDRAGAPVGELTLPDPRFAEPYSGLYWQVTAPAGKRARSRSLWDSELAVPADPTDGERRTIDLSGPNGSSLIAVTQTIAVSKGDAEGEAETPVQVTAALDRNDLASAQRSFRNLLVPSLVALALCLSLAMWLFLRLALRPLQGLAQGLQQIHLGRARNLPGVFPAEVQPVVDDLNRLITFQDAAADKARAQASDLAHGLKTPLAVLDALSRQAEGEGRTELSGAINEQTGLMQQQVNRALARARARLVPTLGKASTPVAPLADKLAGALRRLPSDRPLDWDIAVAPDAVFAGDSADFMEMLGNVLDNARKWAHGRIGFKAGMTGGATVFTVEDDGPGLPAEQAVQIERGRRWDETTPGTGFGLAITRDLVESYGGTLALDRSPLGGLRVILSIPAR
- a CDS encoding alpha/beta hydrolase, which encodes MNPSRRDLARLLLAATPWLAAGQLGIASPAWAQRRRTVETSPQKPEGKDRGGPAGTTHIVEFLASPFPYDGRVPGRDTPFFDTTKDKRRGRTSPRGGFTPDSAYTDKRVLLHLGAGFNAARPAALVVFLHGQHSQLTRDLRNRQHIPAQFDASGLNGALVAPQLAFDAVDGAAGRFWEPGFFNDFLNEAASRLGELSKAGGAAFRAMPIIIVASGSGAEAAAYALQIGGAAARIHGVILLDAWLDERQRLVNWLATKRNDAFLVSAYGAAARADNAALKKELAARGFTGRDGRPSVLLPGSIWFLDAGNTDPKDFMTKAWTADPLKVLLAQIPEFRQQKR